A single genomic interval of Spinacia oleracea cultivar Varoflay chromosome 6, BTI_SOV_V1, whole genome shotgun sequence harbors:
- the LOC110781675 gene encoding uncharacterized protein: MRMPPLFSHWYVCCCLLSTQLLFLTFSGVCGWYTERGNDLVFSLGNSSALIPSDSSEDRIHGFGETSEVLSLSVDLVSCEDLEGVGSFNTTCLLNSNVHLNSSIYAFGIGNLEILPQVLIVCPIEGCSISFNLFGNVKVGPNAAIIAGSVIISSHSLTIGHNSSVNTTSLGGKPPPQTSGTPFGYEGAGGGHGGRGASCLNEQLDAWGGDVYSWSNVSKPWSYGSKGSGRSAQNPFGGNGGGRVKLIVKDELYLNGSVTAEGGDGGVSGGGGSGGSINITAFKLKGLGTISAAGGRGWGGGGGGRISLHCYSVQDVKVTVHGGLSIGCPENAGAAGTYFDATLLSLRVSNDNLSTETETPLLDFSTTPLWSKVFIENSAKVLVPLLWTRVQLRGQISVLSRSRINFGLMEHPISEFELVAEELLMSDSQIQVYGALRVNVKMLLMWNSEIQIDGGEAVVTTSVLEVRNLAVLREHSVISSNTNLALYGQGLLKLTGDGDCIKSQRLLLSQFYNITLGRGSLLQAPLDDDASKTMVTKSLCENQTCPMDLINPPDDCHINSTTSFSLQICRVEDILVDGHVKGSIIHFHRARTIVVSADGMITASELGCRKGNGMGRFLKGAGSGAGHGGKGGSGMFNGTISEGGSRYGNANLPCELGSGSEGPNESYGHVAGGGMIVIGATQWPLFRLDLYGSLRADGQSHSQKIKNRDGTLIGGLGGGSGGTILLFLQKLALAEKSSLSAAGGKGGPLGGGGGGGGRIHFHWSNINTGDEYIPIAVVNGTIYSGGGAGDSSGYYGEEGTITGKECPKGLYGTFCSECPIGTFKDVDGSDEQFCAPCPQELLPHRAEFIYVRGGVNEASCPFKCISDKYRMPHCFTPLEELMYPVGGPWTFSLLLLGCFVILGLLLNLLRIKMVGSSSVCHVTYSFEQHNFDYQYPYLLSLSEVKGPNKAEDTQSHVYRMYFAGPNTFREPWHLPYSPPDEIVEIVYEDAFNRFIDEINSIAAYDWWEGSVHSILLVLAYPCAWSWKQWRRRIKIQRLQEYVKSEYDHSCLRSCRARALYKGMKVGGTPDLMVAYIDFFLGGDEKRVDMVSTIQKRFPLCIIFGGDGSYMSPHSLHSDELLTNLIAQHVPTSVWSHLVAGLNAQLRTVRHGFMRSTLAPVICWINSHANPQLEFHGVRVDLGWFHATASGYNQLGIWVVVGDCTIHNTPQSVSMKINVDESSKRNERSVEKRYRQLQHTQSHPSQVLARRRTSGQINGTLINDDTLRSLEFKRDIFFLFSLFLRNTRPVGFQDTVQLLILIIILADLSVTCLVLVHFYWISLGNFLAILLILPLSLLSPFPAGLNALFSKGFRRASLARMYALWNATSLSSIAVAFVSGVSYYTILSVQASEEESAGNAKRDDDAWWILPSILLLLKSIQARFVDWHLANLEIPDSCLFTPDPDDFWSHES, encoded by the exons ATGCGGATGCCTCCTCTGTTTTCTCATTGGTATGTCTGTTGCTGTCTTCTCTCCACACAGCTTCTGTTTTTGACTTTTAGTGGTGTTTGTGGCTGGTATACGGAGAGGGGAAATGATCTTGTATTTTCGTTAGGCAATAGTTCTGCGCTGATACCGAGTGACAGTTCGGAAGACAGAATTCATGGATTTGGAGAAACTTCAGAAGTGTTGTCTTTATCAGTTGATTTGGTTTCTTGTGAGGACCTTGAAGGTGTTGGGTCCTTCAATACTACTTGTTTGCTTAATTCAAATGTACATTTGAATTCAAGTATATATGCTTTTGGTATCGGAAACCTGGAGATACTACCTCAGGTTTTAATTGTATGCCCCATAGAAGGATGTTCCATAAGCTTTAATTTATTTGGGAACGTGAAAGTGGGACCTAATGCTGCTATTATTGCTGGCTCAGTTATTATCTCTTCCCATAGCTTGACCATTGGTCATAATTCTTCTGTAAATACTACATCACTTGGAGGAAAACCACCCCCACAAACTAGTGGCACCCCTTTTGGCTATGAAGGAGCTGGGGGAGGGCATGGAGGCCGGGGAGCTTCTTGCTTGAATGAGCAATTAGATGCTTGGGGTGGAGATGTTTACTCATGGTCCAATGTATCTAAGCCTTGGAGCTATGGGAGTAAGGGAAGTGGTCGATCTGCCCAAAATCCTTTTGGCGGgaatggtggaggacgtgtaaAACTAATAGTAAAAGATGAGTTGTACTTGAACGGGTCTGTAACTGCTGAAGGTGGTGATGGGGGAGTGAGTGGGGGTGGAGGTTCTGGTGGGAGCATCAACATAACTGCTTTTAAATT GAAAGGTCTTGGTACTATCAGTGCTGCAGGTGGAAGAGGATGGGGAGGAGGAGGAGGCGGAAGAATATCACTTCATTGCTACAGCGTACAAGATGTCAAAGTTACCGTGCATG GTGGTTTAAGTATTGGTTGTCCAGAGAATGCTGGAGCAGCAGGAACTTATTTTGATGCTACTCTTCTCAGTTTAAGAGTTAGCAATGACAATCTCAGCACAGAAACTGAAACTCCTCTTCTGGATTTTTCTACCACCCCATTATGGTCTAAAGTCTTCATAGAAAACAGCGCAAAGGTATTGGTCCCACTCTTGTGGACCAGAGTTCAG CTGAGAGGACAAATAAGTGTGCTTAGTAGAAGTCGTATCAACTTTGGGTTGATGGAGCACCCTATCTCAGAGTTTGAGCTTGTTGCAGAAGAATTACTCATGAGTGACTCCCAAATACAG GTCTATGGTGCTTTGCGAGTGAATGTCAAAATGTTACTAATGTGGAACTCTGAGATCCAAATTGATGGAGGCGAAGCTGTTGTCACAACTTCTGTCCTTGAAGTTAGAAATCTTGCTGTTTTGAGG GAACATTCTGTTATAAGTTCAAACACAAATTTGGCATTATATGGCCAAGGTCTGCTGAAGTTGACTGGTGACGGTGACTGTATCAAGAGCCAGCGGTTGTTGCTTTCGCAATTTTATAATATTACT CTTGGACGCGGTTCATTACTTCAGGCACCATTGGACGATGATGCTAGTAAAACCAT GGTAACAAAATCTCTTTGTGAGAATCAGACATGCCCAATGGACTTGATAAATCCACCAGATGATTGCCATATTAACAGTACCACTTCCTTCTCACTCCAA ATATGCCGCGTTGAAGATATTCTCGTTGATGGGCATGTAAAAGGAAGTATAATTCACTTTCATAGGGCGAGGACTATTGTTGTGAGTGCTGATGGGATGATTACTGCATCAGAGCTGG GTTGTCGAAAAGGTAATGGCATGGGAAGATTCTTAAAAGGGGCTGGCAGTGGTGCCGGGCATGGAGGCAAGGGAGGTTCAGGGATGTTCAATGGAACAATAAGTGAAGGTGGGAGTAGATATGGCAACGCTAATCTTCCTTGTGAGCTAGGGAGTGGATCTGAGGGTCCAAATGAGTCGTATGGACATGTGGCTGGGGGTGGAATGATAG TGATTGGGGCAACCCAATGGCCATTGTTCAGGCTTGACTTGTATGGATCGTTGAGAGCTGATGGTCAAAGTCAcagtcaaaaaataaaaaatagagatgGGACTTTAATTGGCGGTCTTGGTGGGGGCTCTGGTGGCACAATTCTTCTTTTTCTGCAAAAACTTGCACTTGCTGAGAAATCCAGCTTATCTGCTGCCGGAGGAAAAGGAGGTCCCCttggtggtggcggtggtggtggtggaagaattcattttcattggtctaaCATAAATACTGGAGATGAATATATTCCGATTGCCGTAGTAAATGGCACCATCTACAGTGG AGGAGGTGCTGGGGATAGCTCAGGTTACTATGGAGAAGAGGGTACAATCACTGGGAAAGAGTGCCCTAAGGGACTTTATGGTACATTTTGCAGT GAATGCCCTATTGGAACTTTTAAGGATGTTGATGGCTCTGATGAACAATTTTGTGCTCCTTGTCCTCAAGAATTACTTCCCCACCGAGCAGAATTCATCTATGTACGAG GTGGGGTAAATGAAGCATCATGTCCGTTCAAATGTATATCTGACAAATATAGGATGCCCCACTGCTTTACACCGCTCGAGGAGCTTATGTATCCAGTTGGTGGGCCTTGGACATTTTCTCTTCTCCTCCTAGGTTGTTTTGTAATCCTAGGTTTATTGTTAAACTTGTTGCGAATCAAAATGGTTGGATCAAGCTCTGTTTGTCATGTTACATACTCATTTGAGCAGCACAATTTTGATTACCAGTATCCCTATCTTCTCTCTCTATCAGAG GTTAAGGGACCCAACAAAGCTGAAGATACTCAAAGTCATGTCTACAGGATGTACTTTGCGGGTCCAAACACCTTCAGGGAGCCCTGGCACCTTCCATATTCTCCTCCAGATGAAATTGTGGAGATAGT GTACGAAGATGCCTTTAATAGATTCATTGATGAGATCAATTCTATTGCTGCGTATGATTGGTGGGAAGGCTCTGTTCACAGTATTCTTTTAGTGCTTGCTTATCCTTGTGCTTGGTCATGGAAGCAATGGCGTCGTAGGATTAAAATCCAGCGTCTTCAGGAATATGTCAAGTCTGAATATGATCACTCGTGTCTACGTTCTTGCCGAGCACGTGCATTGTACAAAGGGATGAAG GTTGGAGGAACACCTGATTTAATGGTTGCATATATTGATTTCTTTCTTGGTGGTGATGAAAAGCGTGTAGACATGGTGTCAACCATACAAAAGAGGTTTCCCTTGTGCATAATTTTTGGTGGGGATGGCAGTTATATGTCTCCTCATAGTCTACATAGTGATGAACTGTTGACCAATCTGATCGCCCAG CATGTCCCGACTTCTGTCTGGAGTCATTTGGTGGCTGGTTTAAATGCTCAGTTGAGAACAGTACGGCATGGATTCATGCGCTCAACACTTGCTCCTGTCATTTGTTGGATTAATAGCCACGCAAATCCCCAGTTGGAGTTTCATGGAGTGAGGGTTGATCTTGGTTGGTTTCATGCCACTGCTTCTGGCTATAATCAACTGGGTATTTGGGTAGTGGTTGGTGATTGTACAATCCACAACACGCCTCAATCTGTTTCGATGAAAATTAATGTTGACGAGTCTTCAAA GAGAAATGAAAGATCAGTGGAAAAGCGGTACAGGCAGCTACAACATACGCAAAGTCACCCAAGCCAGGTGTTAGCTCGAAGGAGGACTAGTGGACAAATCAATGGTACTCTTATTAATGACGACACATTGAGATCACTTGAATTCAAAAGGGACATTTTCTTTCTGTTTTCTTTGTTCCTGCGCAACACGAGGCCAGTTGGTTTCCAG GATACTGTGCAGCTGCTCATCTTGATCATCATTTTGGCTGATCTTTCTGTCACTTGTCTTGTGCTCGTTCACTTTTACTGGATATCTCTCGGAAATTTTCTTGCTATCTTGCTTATTCTTCCTTTATCTCTTCTATCCCCCTTTCCTGCGGGTTTGAATGCGCTATTCAGCAAAGGGTTTAGAAGGGCTTCACTAGCTCGGATGTATGCATTGTGGAATGCCACATCTCTTTCAAGCATT GCTGTGGCTTTTGTATCAGGCGTCTCTTACTACACAATTCTTTCTGTCCAAGCATCGGAAGAGGAAAGTGCTGGGAATGCTAAAAG GGATGATGATGCATGGTGGATTTTGCCTTCAATCCTGCTGCTTTTAAAGAGCATTCAGGCTCGGTTTGTGGATTGGCACTTGGCAAACTTGGAAATTCCCGATTCTTGTTTATTTACCCCAGATCCAGACGATTTTTGGTCCCACGAGTCGTAG